The following is a genomic window from Psychrobacter immobilis.
GTCTGATCAAGACGTTTAGTGGATATATGGCTGAAGGCTATACGGAAGAGGAAGTGTATGAGGCAATGGTAGATCAAGGTGTTGCCATTGTCCATATGGGACAGGGGCTTTGCTATGGTGGTAGAGCAGAAGAATATGACTCAAGCCTACCATGTATTGGTTCCCTACGTTGTTACCCAGCTCGATGCAAACAAGCCGTTGTAACTATTAAACATGCCCCTAAATGGCGTGAGGTTTATACCTTAAATAAATCCAACCTCAATAAACCAGAATATTCGCACAATCGTGAGCAAATTCTAGCAGCAATGAACGAAGCCAAAATGGTCTTGGAAAATCTTGGTGAAGAGGTCGAATTATGAGTAATAGAGATTATGGCCAGAAAAATAGTAGCAGCTTTGAAGCAGTTACTTCTATTCTAAATAATGCCTTGATAGATATTGAAAATGACAAAAAATTAAAACCCACTACAGCGCAACTTTCGAAGATGACTGGTATTCATCGAAATACTATCTCAAACCGAGTTTGGCCTGTCCAAAAGCTAAATCAGATCAAAGATACTCGAAAAGCTGAAGAGAAATCGCGTAAAGAAAAAATACGAGCGAATACTACCGATGTAAAAAATGCGATTGAAGCAAAGCTCAGTCGAGCACAAAATGAGGTTATCTACTGGTTTAATGAATATCAAGATATAAAAAGGGTCGCTCAACATTCAGATAAACGGTTGCAAAACATGAGAGAATCACGAGATTATTATAAAACACTATCTGACACAGATAAGAGATCCTTATCAGAAGCTAGACAAGAAATTGAGAAATTGAGAAAAATGTTAGCTTTAGAAGATGCTAGATCGAAACAGCTTATGCACTAGTCTGTCGAAAACCACCTGTGCTATAAAAAGTATAAACTTATTCCCTTTACTTAAAAGCTAACGAGAGCTTAGCTAATAAGCATATACCGCATAAAACAAGTCACATATATTAATGCTTTATACCTAACAAAAAATCTATCATTTTTCTCAACTTTCACCTTATATTTACATCAAACTGAGAATGGATACGCAATAGATTTATGATACTGGTATCCCTCAATTTCAAAATCGTCCAATGTTACCCATGTTTCAATATCTTCGAGCGACTTAATTTCAGGGTTGATGTGAAGCTTAGGTGCTGGATACGGTTCGCGTTTTAATTGCACATCGCGCATTAACTCTAATTGGTCTTCATAAATATGTGCGTTTACAATCTTATGATAAGCTTTTCCAGCCTCATGCCCCGTAATTTGAGCCATTAAAGCTAACAAAGCAAAAACCTGGACTTGATTGAAATTTTGACCTAATGGCACATCACAGGAACGCTGGGATGAAGTTAAATAAAGCTTTTCTCCTAACAATGAAAATGTATGGGTATGCATACAAGGACGCAAACATCCCATATGAAACTCACCTGGATTATAGAAAGTTAGGATTTCACCTCGATCATCAATACCATTCCGCAAGTTATCATAAATCTTACGAAGCTGGTCAAACTCCTCTCCTACTGAATTACGCCACCTGCGTCCCTGTACACCATATACTCGGCCCATATCATCCTCACCTTTACGATAAGGATTAGCTAACCAAGCTTCATTTTCATTGGCATTGGCACTCCATGTATTGCATCCAATAGCTCGAAACTGAGCTGCGCTATCATAACCACGTAGATACCCCAATAACTCTGCGATAGCCGTTTTCCAATAGCTTTTTCGAGTAGTCACTAAAGGAAACTCATTAGCGCCTACGTTGTATTCTAAATCAGCATTAATAACAGTTAAGCAACGCTTTCCAGTCCGTTCGTTTTCGACCCATACGCCTTCATCAACTATACGTTGACATAAATCTAGATATTGTTTCATTCAATAACCTTAATTGGACTATATACTTTTCTCATGAGGTAATTTCTTATTGGCCTGTGATCACAATACATTTTACCTCGTGATTTCATTGAACATTATAAAGTTTAAAGGCTTGAATGTACAAACCTGTTAGTAAAGACTCACTGGCTCAATAACCTATCAATAGACTATACCTAAAAAATAAAACCTCTAAACGATAATATATCTATCATTAGGCTTGTTATTAATTTTAAATGATAGTAATATCTTATTATTATCAATGAACATTGGTTATTAAGTCTAAATAATATAGGTGGCGTTATGACCGTTCGTATTTATGTGAGAGCCAGCACTAAGGATCAAGACGCTAAGAGAGCCTTGTCTGACTTGATTAGCTTTAGCCAAAGCTATAACGATAACCATGTTGAGTACGTTGAGCATTTCAGTGGTACAAAGCTCGATAGGCCAGTATTAGCTAAGCTATTAAAGGACGCTGATCAAGGCGATATTCTGCTGGTTGAAAGCGTGGACAGATTAAGCAGGCTATCTCAAGATGATTTTGCAATTCTAAAGCAGCGCATCAAAGACAAGGGCTTGCGATTGGTGGTGGCCGATCTACCAACCACACATACGGTAAGTAAGGGCATGACAGGTGAGATCCTAGCAGTGATTAACCATATGCTGAT
Proteins encoded in this region:
- a CDS encoding thymidylate synthase → MKQYLDLCQRIVDEGVWVENERTGKRCLTVINADLEYNVGANEFPLVTTRKSYWKTAIAELLGYLRGYDSAAQFRAIGCNTWSANANENEAWLANPYRKGEDDMGRVYGVQGRRWRNSVGEEFDQLRKIYDNLRNGIDDRGEILTFYNPGEFHMGCLRPCMHTHTFSLLGEKLYLTSSQRSCDVPLGQNFNQVQVFALLALMAQITGHEAGKAYHKIVNAHIYEDQLELMRDVQLKREPYPAPKLHINPEIKSLEDIETWVTLDDFEIEGYQYHKSIAYPFSV
- a CDS encoding recombinase family protein, which translates into the protein MTVRIYVRASTKDQDAKRALSDLISFSQSYNDNHVEYVEHFSGTKLDRPVLAKLLKDADQGDILLVESVDRLSRLSQDDFAILKQRIKDKGLRLVVADLPTTHTVSKGMTGEILAVINHMLIDLLATMAKLDNDKRRERIKQGLANSGYKPTGKKANTVKHNRIRELASQNNMTKEEIAKAVGVGVATVYRVLKQG